CGCTCCCGGCGATCTCGACCAGCGCCGCCCCAGGCACGTGCTCGGCGATGTAACTGCCCGCACGGATGGACGGGTGGTCGGCAAACTGGACGACGAGCGTCGGGACGCTGATCGTCGGCAGAATGGCACGAACGTCGCTCTCGAATGCCACCCTCAAGAGCGCCCGCGCCGTGCCAGGACTCGCTCCCCGCTGACCGGTCTGTTTCCACCATCGGCGGAACTGCTCGTCGTTGGCGGCACTCGGGGCGAACTGCGCCACCGACTCGACGGTCAGGTCGCCATCCGACGGATTTGTTGTGTCGAGGAACTCTTCGACGACCTCAGCCGAGAGTCCTATCGGGTAATCGACAGCCACGAGCGCACGCGCAAAGCCGTTGACGATGATCAGCGCCCGGACACGCTCCGGATGCGTTGCGGCCATCAGCAAGCCGACCGGGCTGGCCTCCGCTGAGGCCAGCACTGCCGCCTCCGTCGAACCAGCGGCATCCAAGACCGCCAACGCGTCCATGACCCACTGTTCAAGCGTGGGCGGGACACGGGGCGCGACCGGGTCCGACAACCCGATCCCCCGCCGATCGAACCGAAGCAGCCTCGCAAACGACCCCAGGCGAGCCATCCCACGAGCCAAGCGGGGCTCATCGTCCATGGTGTCCACCGGAATGAACCCGTCCATGATGACGATCAGATCCCGCGGGGCGTCACCCAGAACCTGATAGGCGATGTATGCATCGCCGCTGTTCGCGTAGCGGATCTCCCCACCCACCGCCGAAGCCTTGATCCCATCGCACGACACGTCAAGACCATGACAACCCAGAAGCCGCACGCCGCACCGGCACCAGCAAAAGTGCTCGTCGACCGCGCCAAAGCCGACGATCGCGAGTGGGCCCGGACAATGCTCGGCGACGTCCTCAACGATTACCGCCAGCTCGGAATGCCAATCCACGCGCCCATGACCCAGGCGCTGTTTGGCTAGAGCGCGCCGATCGTCAACCCGCGTTCGCGTTCAGCGCGGCCCGCCACCACCACCGACGACGCCGTCGAGCAGGGCTCGGGCGATGACGATCCGCTGAATCTGGTTGGTGCCCTCGTAGATCTGGGTGATCTTGGCGTCCCGCATCATCCGCTCGACCGGGAGGTCCCGCGTGTAGCCGACGCCGCCCAGGACCTGGACCGCGTCGGTCGTCACCTGCATCGCGGTGTCCGACGCGAACAACTTCGCCATCGCCGACGCCGAGGCCACCCCGGGGGCCCCCGAATCGAGCAGGGAGCAGGCCCGGTAGACGAGCACCCGGGCGGCCTCGAGACGGGTCGCCATGTCCGCCAGCATGAACTGGACCCCCTGGAAGTCGGCGATGCGGGTCCCGAACTGCGACCGCTCGGTCGCGTACCGCGCGGCGACGTCGAGAGCACCTTGGGCGATCCCGACCGCTTGGGCGCCGATGATGGGCCGGGAGCCGTTCAGCGCCTCCAACGCGTACCCGAACCCGGCGTTCTCCTCGCCGATCCGGCGTCCGGCCGGGACCCGCACCTCGTCGAGGACGATCTCACCGGTCGGCGAGCCGCGCACGCCGAGCTTCGTCTCGAGCTTGCCGACCGAGAACCCGTCGAGGCCGGCCTCGACCACGAAGGCACTGATGCCGCGCCCGCCGGCGGCGACGTCGGTCTTGGCGAACACGGTGTAGAAGTCCGACACCCCCGCGTTGGTGATCCAGGACTTCCGGCCGGTCAGCACGTAGTCGTCGCCGT
This sequence is a window from Acidimicrobiia bacterium. Protein-coding genes within it:
- a CDS encoding adenylate/guanylate cyclase domain-containing protein, with the protein product MDWHSELAVIVEDVAEHCPGPLAIVGFGAVDEHFCWCRCGVRLLGCHGLDVSCDGIKASAVGGEIRYANSGDAYIAYQVLGDAPRDLIVIMDGFIPVDTMDDEPRLARGMARLGSFARLLRFDRRGIGLSDPVAPRVPPTLEQWVMDALAVLDAAGSTEAAVLASAEASPVGLLMAATHPERVRALIIVNGFARALVAVDYPIGLSAEVVEEFLDTTNPSDGDLTVESVAQFAPSAANDEQFRRWWKQTGQRGASPGTARALLRVAFESDVRAILPTISVPTLVVQFADHPSIRAGSYIAEHVPGAALVEIAGSDDYWWAADQAGVALDEIEEFLTGVRSGPAPDRILTTVLFSDIASSTSRASELGDQAWRDLLDRHDDAARRQLTRYRGRLIKTMGDGFLATFDGPARAIECACAVRDSAHQLGLEVRSGIHTGEVEVRGDDIGGIAVHIAARITALAEPTSVWVSRTVTDLVTGSGLRFADRGPHELRGIPGTWDLYAIQT
- a CDS encoding acyl-CoA dehydrogenase family protein, which produces MDGFVLSPELEELRAALRRFAEDEIAPYAAEADEQAEFPWKSFLAYRDSGFVRLPYPEAHGGDGGDGVAYALLVEEVARVCAASALFVIISRLASAPILAHGSPDLQRHVIPRVAAGDWQGSYCLSEPEAGSDIASMTTRAVRDGDDYVLTGRKSWITNAGVSDFYTVFAKTDVAAGGRGISAFVVEAGLDGFSVGKLETKLGVRGSPTGEIVLDEVRVPAGRRIGEENAGFGYALEALNGSRPIIGAQAVGIAQGALDVAARYATERSQFGTRIADFQGVQFMLADMATRLEAARVLVYRACSLLDSGAPGVASASAMAKLFASDTAMQVTTDAVQVLGGVGYTRDLPVERMMRDAKITQIYEGTNQIQRIVIARALLDGVVGGGGGPR